The following DNA comes from Caretta caretta isolate rCarCar2 chromosome 10, rCarCar1.hap1, whole genome shotgun sequence.
GTTTCCTTCTTCCCATTAGCCACTGTTTCATTGCATATAAGTGTGAAATTTCCGTTTTCATAATGATGAAAGAAAGTCTCACCTGTTAAAAATATGTAAATGATGCAAAATGATTCAGAAATTATTTTACAAATAACCTGCAGCACTTTCTTTACAGTATTATAAGCAtcattaagggcccaatcctgcgagCTTGTGTGCTTCTGGGATGCTGCTGTGTTCCTCGTGGGTCATGCTCAACATCCTCCCTTTGCCATTAGCAGAAGCTCAGTGCTCTGAGTACTTCCTATGACACCCACAGAACTTTGTAGGATCTAGCACTAAGAACACAGATCTGGAATTTTATACTTGGACTTTGGGGAATGAGAAGAATATTGCACAGATCATAGTAAATGCAGATCAAATTACATAGTTTAAGACTTGACATTGGCTTTGTTTTAAAGGGTGTTTTTTGGCCATTTCTGACCATGAGAATGACACCAAAGAGagttcaaaagaagaaaaaagagggTACAAATATGTATTTTTGTACTAATGATTGCCATATTTATTAATTCCCTTGGCCAATGGCCAATCACAAGCAGCCATGGCACAAAACTGCAGTTTTAACTTAGAAAATCCAGCCCTTGGTAGTTAATTTTTAGTAAACTACATAAAGATTAAGTCCCTGATCCTGAGAACGTTTGTGCACATGAACAGTTCCaaaattcaatgggactattcgcatgcataaagttactcacatgccaTTACTGATTACAGAATTGGGGCCTACATGTGAATTACAAAGGCTTTAAGAGTCATGTGTCTAAGAGACACTGTCATCATGATTATGCCTCCAATCCTCTTTCCTAAATTTTAGAGTTATAATAAAATATAGCCATTTTGGTGAAATGCAACAAAAAACAGTGTATGAGCTCCTCCAGCTGGTCTGCTGCAAAAAAATTAAGCATACTTAGAACTATTAATATAAGCATAGATGATGGTAAGTAAATAGACAAAACATTTTAGCTTTTCTATTTTCACAGCTTTTTAAATACAGTACTGAATAAATTGGGGTTTAGTACCAGAGCTGGTTGAAAGATAGGGAAATATATTCcactttttttcattgaaatgtcATGGTTTGATTAGtattttgtgaaaatattcatgacattttatttccagtttatccattgaaattcaaaattttgatgTAAAATTTTATCAGATTTTGAATTTTGTCAAATTTTGACCAGCAAAGTTGAGGACGTTTTGCCAGCCATGGAATCTAGAAGTGTCAATACTTGTCCAAACTACAAAAGCCCCAACAGGCCCTGCATTCCTCTGTCCCCACAGCATCCTTCAGCCATGAGCAGACCCTGTGACAGACTCTGCCCTCAATAGACCATGAGCCTTCCAACCTGTTCTATTGTGCTCTTTCTGAAcagagtgaagggcagatggaCTTTTCAGGTCCTATTCTCTGCCTCCCACAACAGGATGGTGCCCCAATGGGACTTTTTCCCCCTTATAAAGCAGTTCCCTTTCATAGGAGAGTCCTTGCCACAAAGACCTAAGAAAATTACTTAAAATAGCTTCTGTTTGGATCTTTTGGGGTAGATTTAGCCAATCGGGGTATGACTGATTTGATCCTGCCCTATGATATTTTATTGATGCTGTATCTTGAACTGGTTATTGGGGTGCTTATTGTATGAAAGTATTCATTTAGCTTAATAAGGGCGCTGTCAGGAAATGTACTCAATAAGAAGAGAACAATGGCTCAAGACAGCCACATGTGTGCAATCACTTGAGAACTGTTAAGGGACAAGACTAGAACGGTTTGCTTTGATGATTCTACCTCCATTTCAGGACAATCTACAAAACTGGTTCTGACTAGAAACTTTTCCAACATTACACGGTTTTACTATCAGCTGTGTACACATGATACATAATATATCCCATGTATACTTTCAAAAGCAAAATTAGAGGTGGACAGTTAATATATCTCTtttctcctgatcagctgtgTTTGAAGCTAAGTTATGCACATACAGctggggggaattttttttttattttatttttgggtaCAAAAAGGAACCACTAGGTCACATTCACATTCAGAACTTCTGTGTACATTTTTAagacccagtcctgctcccttggaagtctatggGACTCTTTAATTTCACTAGTAGCAGGTTTGAGCCCatattcaattaaattaaataaataaatagaggcTGAATGCAATTTCTAACTCTCTCTTTGAAAATTTCCTTAGCAAAATGGAAATTGGTGACGTGTAATACGTTAGCACTGTGAGAGCTCACTGAGGGCCAGACTCAGTGACCCTTATTCCTGGGAATAGCAAGTAAGGTGCTACTCCTTCTGAGTAAGGGAGGCAAGATGTGGCCCCAAATATAGAGAAAATAGCTTCCCTAACAAGTGACTCAGTTTTGCTTAGTGCAATATTCTATGAAATACTACACCAGTAAAAACTCCCCACTGCCAGTTAATTTTGCCACCAGCTACGTGCACTTTTGAAACATTCCCGTAACCCTCCCCCTCTGTATTTCACACAAATGCACTTTCCAGACATCTCTAATGCCTCTCCCAACTCCCTAGTCCATTTATTGGTtgagaaaataacattttaaaatgtttttaaagtcagTAAATATAGCTTGCAATCAGGAATACTTCTTGAATTATTTATAATATTAGAAATAATTAATATGGGAGACCAACagacactaatttaaccatacATTCCTTTATCAAATCCAAAGGCCAAATAGTATTTTAACCTGCCTCTAAACATGCCTGTCAGCCTTAAAATAAACAGTCACTACACCCAATACAGTAACAAAGTATTCATAACCATGCGATCAGTATACTTTCAAATAGGCCAGACCTAAGGAAAACCATCTAGTCCTGATGTGCACAAGCATAAAAGAAACCTCAAATTCATAATTCTTTTTATACCCTTCAAAAAACAAATGATGCCATAGCCAGTTATCACATTAGCTAATGGCTAATTTGAGACAGTTCACCCTTATTTTCAGTTTTgatccagataagatttacaatCTGCTTTCTCCCAAGATCTTTGCTCCTTATCTTTTCTTCTCCCCCCTACTGTCCAACCACTTTTTCATTTCACTTGAGTTCACACAGGCTTTACTTTTAAGATCATACTGGTATGTGGGGCGGAAAGGTCCAGGCTGGCTCCTTTTAAAACAGATTCTCTTTGCCTTATTTAAAATCATCTGCAGTCAACCCTGTCAGAGGCATCCTCCCTACTCCATTCCTTCAGGCCTTATTATTTCCTTATGTTCTACTTGCTAGTCAGTGCCTTTCTTTATAACACAATATATTCTTAACCAAACTTAAACCAACTctaattctttaatttcatatttatgcTATACTGCAGTACATGTTTAGATTAAACATCCCAGAAAATGAACTTGACACAAAATATTCTTAAGAATTAAGAAAGTGAGATATGCATAGaaataagcaatttttttcttaataggAAACATACCAGTAATTTGTCCTAGAAAAACCAGGATTACCAAAAAATACATTCTTCTGGGAGGAAGGGTGCAAAAGTTTCCTCTTCTTGGTTTTGTCACTAATTCTAAAAAAATTCTTGTGAAGAGAGAGGAAAACGGAAGTTCAGTGGGCACAAGCAAAAGAAACAGGAAACAGATAACTGCCCAACTGCAAGATATGCTGTTTATTTTAGAGTCTGAGACACTGCCATCACAAACAAGCCTACTGTCATTCAGTGATGACAGAGGTAATTTATACCTTGGGAAATAAAGTCCAAAGACTAGAGGCTCTTAGGCAGTAGGAGAAAGTCTTCCCTAGAAAAGACAGTCCTAGGTGCCCATATCAGTTGTGTAACTCCTGCAGTGTAACAGGATAGTGTAGTCCTCACTCAATGGGCAAATGTCTAGTGAAATGGAAGCTATTTTAGCCTCCCACTTATCAGGGATTCTTTTGGGCCTGAGCCATTGTCTGAAAAGCAGCCCCATAAGGTATCTGGGTCAAAGATGCAGCAGTCACTGAGTCACTAGCTGGTTCTCTTCCGTGCCCCAAAGGAAGACATCCAGACAGAAAACACCATTTGGGGAACAGAGACCACGTGAGGGAAGAAAGACTCCTTCATAAGCCTCCACTACTTCCACAAGGGTACTGGGTGTGAAAATCAGAAGAGAAGGTGAGCAGGGCCTGTGAACAGGTGGTCTATGCCACTCCAGCTTATTTTGCACAAACTGCTGCATTGGTCCTTTCACATTTAAGGGGCAAAGTGATACCACCAGTTTGTGAGAAGTAACATGACTTTATTCCCCTCCAATAAATGGAATGAACTTTTCTAATCAAACATCCGTTTGTCTTGTCTTCAGAAATGCTAGCTCTTCAGAGGAGCTAGAAAAACCACAGTCTGACCAAGTTGTGCTGAGGGTAGGATGACATCACGGGTAGTTCCCTAATCCACTGTCAGTGAGTATGACAGCTTGTCTGAGCAGTAGGGATGGCTGGGAAGTCTTGACAAGGTCCCCTGGAGTTCTGTTGGGGGTTGTCTTAgacatggggtttttttggagaTTGAAGCCTCAAGAAGCAGCCAAGAAGCAGCAGGCTGAAGCTGAAGAATGGAAGCTGCTTGAAAAGAAGACTGGAACATCCTGGAAAGCAGCTAcctgaaaaagcagcagcagcagaattccGAGGTTGGCTTGGCAACGAGCAGCTACCTTGTCAGCAGCAACAGAAGAGCAGTAACCACCACTGCATCCGCGGCAGAAGAGCACCAGTGCAGCTATGGCAGCCACACTCCGGGGATCAGACCGGACGGAAGGACCAATAGACGAATCGGAGGAAAATTTAAATAAGGAGTGTAAGTCTGATCTTCTTTTTTTATCTATTATTTAAGAGTGTATGGGTTTGTCTGTGAATAAATCTAGATGCCTGCTTCTTCAAGGAGATCTCCACTACCCATCCCGCAACTGGCTGATCACCCCTCATGGGATGTTAAATGTCAGGTGTTAAATGTTAAAATTTCAGTGTCAAGTGTTAAGTATTCATGTTGATGTTAAGTAAATGTTTTATATCTGTGAATGCAGTAATGGGTTCTCATATGTGTATATAGGGGCTGCGTATACTGCATTGTGTTAAGTCTGAGGTTAAATTATATCATTAAGATTAAAAGCCTTTATGGATACAGGACCTCTATATGCTTGTTACATTGAAACCACTGTATTTCTTGTATGTGTTAAGATATCCTATGTAATCTGTGTCTTTTATTTTATTGCACTGCTTTAAGTCTTTAATGTAATTCTATTGCATTTTGCTATGCTCTATGTATCCTTTCTTGCTTCATTTACTACATTGTAACCACttatttcctttaaataaataattattttgttttcgaAGAGTTACTGCTTGTGTGTCCATCCTTGAGCGGAAGGCTGTATCCCTGTCCTTTCAGAAGTCAGCAAGACTAGCTTACTCTGCGGAGCCCTCTGTGGGTCAGAGACACACACTATGGTAACACTATGGAAATTCCTTTAGGGCAAGCCACAATCTTGTTTATCCCTTTTCTTAAAATTAGACAACCTTTAGGTAACTTAATTAGCATCTAAAGTTTTGGGTAACAAAGCATCCCCATGCTGTCGGAAGTCCTGTAGTGCTATGAAAACCTCCCCGTACTGCCAGAAGCCATCATAGTGCTATGGAAGCTTCCCCAGACCCCCACAGGCCATCACAGTGATAGGAAAACTGCCCTGTACCACCAGAAGCCATCACAGCACTGTGAAAGCCTCCCATATTTCCAGAAGCCATCATAGTGCTATGTTAGCCTTCCCCTTCTGCCACAAGCCATCGTAGCACTATGAAAGCCTCTCTAGACCACCACAAGCCATCGTAGTGCTATGAAAGCCTCCCCATACCACCAGAAGCCATTGTAGCACTATGAGAACCTCCCCGTACGGCCAGAAGCCCTCTTAGGGCTACGAAAGCCTCCCTGTACTGCCATAAGCCATCATAGCAGCATGAAACACAAACTCAAACATATTAAAAAGGGCCACTCCTAAGGGAGAACATTTGTGGTCATGGCCATCATTGGTGTTTCTGTAAATTCATCAGGAAGGAAGGGTAAACCAGTTTggaaaaagttacaaaaaactcCCACCTCCCAACCTTTGCCCATCCCTCAGCTTATTCTGGACCAAACTATTTCCAAAGTTAGAAAATATCTGGTTCCTACAGGCCGTGAAATGGTAAGTATACTTCCACCTAATCTCTCCCCCGAATTCACCTGCTCTGAATGCTCTTCTAAGGCCTGTGAGCTTCCTTCAGGGGACATAACGATGGGCCTACTCATACCTCAAATCCCTACACTGGTATCTGAAGTCAACATCATCAGGATTTAGTTCTCTCCGAGGCCTGCTGCTCACTCTCTTTATGCGTAAAAAGTATTCTGGATTTTGCAGCTCAAATAGTCTTAAGAAATGCcagtttcctcttttccaaactctcCCCATTCATGCAAAATTagtggccagaaaaaaaaatctgtttaataaTCCCATGGGCCTTTCAATTCACTAACTGTGTCACTCACCCCAGTGCAGAAGGCCTCATGTATGCCCTCTGCACCCATTAATCCTCACATTaaaagccaaatcctgaagtcctaaTTTAGGTTAACTCAGTCAAAACTGTACTGATTTCTGTAGGACCAGGATCAAGCTCTATGAGGCAAACCCATTTTCCAGCCTAAGATACTCAAGCTGGTTGCTGGGGAGATCCATGGCAGAGGGAAAGCTGGGGAGGAATCTTCCTTGGAAGGTCATAGAGTTGAGCCACTGTGGAAACTACGCTCTGGAAACCCTCCAGTTCAACCCTAACCCATCCCACTGCCTGTTCCATTCCTAACTCCAAAAACCCTGAAGGGGTTTTGTGCCATACAGAAGGAATAGTCCCTGCCTCCTAAAACCTTCACTCACTAGAGAAACCACACTATTTCAACTGTCAGAACCTCTCTACAGCTACAGAAAGGGATGCCCCCCCATTGAGCAAAATGAAGAGACCACATGATGGCAGCATGACACTAAAAACCAGAAGGGGCCGCTCCATTGTATAACGACTGAAGGCTCTTCCTCTTGGTTTTACAGAGACTTTGTAAAGTCAATTTAGAAGCAAATTTTAGTTTTGCAAAAGCAAGCTTTTAGAAATATccctgtgtctgtgtgtttatTTCAAAGGAGACAGGTTGTTGAGATTTCAGAGAAGTGGATTTCACCACACATCTTCAGTTGAAATGAACACAAGATGTGCATCCCAAATACACTGCTTTGACAATCTCAAACATTATTTTGAAAGGATTAATATTCCACTGCAGAGTTTGCAAACAAGCCGCCCAGCACCTGCTTGTGCAGGAGaaccagaaagggaaactgactgGAGAAAAAGCGAAAACAACTCCTCTATTTCTCTTGTTCAAGCAGCGTGAAATACAGAGAACAAGGAGTATATATGATGACAAGTAAATTAGGTGTGTACATTTTTCTCTGTGTTAGTAATCCAACCCCGTAGCTCCCAGCTTTATTTTGTTCAAACCCCTGTTGTGATGCTTCAGCAGGTCCCCTTCCATGAGTCCTCCCACCATGTCCCAAAACTGTTGCCATTGTATGTCCTTACTTATGGCCATTGTCTCCTTCTCTGCTATCCTTTCAGCCAgttccttccccctgctcccagtcttggtttttcccccttttgctttctcttttttgCTGCACATCCCTGCAGGCTCTTCCTCTCCACTCCCACACTAACCATGGACCACATCTTGGGGCTTGAAAAGGATATCCGTTAGTGGTCTTGTGAGACTGAACTGCACATGTTGTTATGTGAGTTGAGTTtcacagcagcaggcaggagaAACATGGATCAGTGGACTACTGTCTGAACCTGTAACCCTGTACACATCTGCTGCTGCCAGAACTGGTTGCCGTATGGGCCACCatagaagaaagaaggaaaggtgAGAGCGAGGGAGTTTTACCTGCATGTTTGCAGAGAGCAATGTAGATCCAGGTCAGGtagctttctctctctgctcACAGGGCTCTTGTTCTCTCACTCATATCTGCCTGGCACCTACCCCTGAAGTTTGGAGACACTGGTGTAATGCTGTTATTTAGTAACCTGGATATGGATATTATTTTAGAAAGAGATCATTTTTGACCTGATAATGTCCCTTTATTCACCTTTAGGGaaaaaactgttttcaaaagcaaaaacCAAGTAATCAGCTAGCATTTCCTGTGTTGTTTTATATATGGGCTGGATCACACAAGGTTTTAcaagagaaacatttttattaaaatcataTATAAATTGTTTCTCTGACTTACTGTATGCTTGTTCATTTCCTGTAAGATTCACTTTGTTACAGATTTTCTATTGTAGGAGAAAAATACCTTCTGCAGGGAGGCCGGGGGGAAGAGGGTTACATAAGGCCAATGATTTCTTCTCCACTGCACATGGCTAAATATTGACTAGATAGGTATACAGACATcaagaaaaggaattttaaaaacaacttttaagAAATACCTGTAAATGTTTTAACCATCTCCTTCCAGTGAACAGGAATCTTATCTCTAGCtactattttaattatatttcacAGCAGGTGGCCAACTGGGTGACACAAAGTGGGACGAAAAGAGTCTTTTTTGCCATTAGAGAGCATTGGAAATCAAAGTTGTAAAGTTTTAAGGTAAGTTCTATAATATGTTAAACACACTTTTGGCTATATTGGCAGCAAATGCTACTTTAGCCCTTGATCCAGCAAAGACTTGTGCATTTGCTTAATGTTACACACTGTGCAttgtcctactgaaatcaatgagttttaagaccttgtaggattggggccttaactGTTGTACTATTTGTTCCACACCTTTGGCCCAtcaaagtcattgggagtttgcCACTGACAGTTCAATGGCACCAGCATTTGGCAATATGGGCCTGGGCAAAAGCCTACTGAAGCCATTgcagactcctattgacttcaatggattttggatcaggccatgtATTCTGAGTgatggcttgatcctgcaccacttgacgataatgggagcaggattaggccctgaaTGTTTTCCCATCTAGATTACTACGCAGTGTTGGTGCTAATTTTCATTGTGTAATCTATTATGGAAATTGAAATAAGCACCAGTGTAATATAAAGTACATTAAGAGATTAAAATATTCTTTGGAAATTTTGTAAATACAATACTAATTCAAATCTACTTATCCATGCTAAATTATTAAAACCTacttaaataaattaaatctgaAGAGTCAGTTGTCTTACATCAGCAGTACAAATTTCTAGTAGATCATAAAACATTTTAAGATACATCAAAATGCATCTTATTTTTACATCGTGTTCTCCAGAATTATTTGAATTATCACTTTCTCCACTGACAGCAAAACCCTCAAAGTTTACACTGACATAATGAAACAATGCACAAGAACACAACTGATATTAAAACTTACAATAAAATACTGTATACGTTATCCTTCACCCCATCTCAGCTCTACCTGGATATTAATTAGAAAGTTCACAATACCTAAGGACTTCAAACGACGACATGTTAAGTTGCTCGTGTTCCTCAAATGGATTATTCTTAGCCTACAACTACAAAATATAATACTATATAGTTAACacgcatgtgcgcacacacaatattttttttaatgaagcaaaGGCATCATTCTCTGATggtatttggatttttaaaactgGTCTATTAGAAGCCagttctgctcccagtgaagttaatgggaacatttccagtgacttcaatgggagaaagaTCTGGCAAGGTGGTGAATTGCAAAGTGATATTGACCTGTTAAGGCTTGACTTTTAAACAGAGCAATTAACTGTGGGTACAAGTGCTAATATTTCAAAACCCACAAAAGTGGAGGCAGCACTGAGGTTCCTTTAACAAATCTGGCATCACATTCACCAATGTGTTACTCCACTTTTAAACAGCTGTAACTCCACCGAAATCAACTGGAGTAAAACAGTGGTGAGCTAGGGCTTTGCCCCCTAAAAACTATTTATCAGCTTAGCTATTAAAAGCTTGCATTTACCGCTTACAGTAAACATACACACCATTGGAACAGAAGCATGTTATTTGGTACATGCACTTAATTACAAATTGGAATGAGGTTATAGCCTATTTAGACACATAAATGCTCTTCTCTCTGAATAAATCTTGTGATCAGTCATGATCTTGACTCTCCCTATGTCGGAACTTCCTGCTTCATTTGGTGCATCTGCTTCTGTAGCTCATCCCTGTCAAGTTTCATTTTGGCTTCTAGAACTTCCCGTAGGGACCCAATGCTCTCATAGATAGCCGCAAACCCTAATTACAGATAGAAATTGAattagttttattattaaaactaaAGAACATTAGAAAGCAAAATTCAAGATTACAACATATAACAGTGCATTTTTCCATTATCAGTAGAGCAAATGTCCCTAATAAAGACAGACACCGGGCCTGCTGGTGTAGATggtgaaactccattgaagtcaatggagctgtgcccatATACACATTATGGCAGCCAAGAGCTGTTGGCAAGCACAAGTCCACACCCTCTTGCCTGGCTACTCCCTCAATAGACTACTGAATTCTTCTGTTTTCTAAAGACAAAGAAAACGACAACAAGAAATCTAAAGCTAATTCAGTTTCACTCTGTGCTTTGTAGGAATCTCACCCACTGTGCAGATACCTGTGCCTGCAACAGGTGCGTGCACGGTTTTGTAGGTACATCCATTATGCACCCAGTTGAAAAATCGGTCCCAAAGTtggtaaagagctttgagatcctcagatgaaagataCATTAATGCAAATTAGTATTATTATCATAGCTAAATTCTGGTAGCAGAATTCAGAGTACAAAGCTTGACAGTAGTGGTCCTACCAGCATTAACTTCAGCTTTCATTTCTTTTATATCTTCATTAATCTCCATCTGAAGCTTGCTGATTCGAATATTTATCTTCTCTTCAGCCTGTTTTGTTCCATGTTCCTCCATGGTTATTTTTTGAATTTCTTCTATTTTATCAAGTTTCTCTGACATCTGGCTGAATCTCATCTCTATGGCCCTTTCACTCATTTCCTGAGATCAgtgaaaataattatatttgGTTATTCTTTGGGTAATAAATTACCAAATTCTTTGGGTAATAAACTGTTCATTCCCTAGATATGCAACAAGCATCAATGCTTACTTATAATTTTCTATACAAGATTTAAATGTTTAAGCAGTTATAGAATATAGTTAATAAAAATTCTCAAATTGGCTGGGTCACTGTAAGCTgcttcttcattttatttttaagatagaATATTTGTAAATTTAAAAGTAATGTTCAGATTTATCTATCATTATAGGATGCATTTCAAAAGCTCccaatcaatgggaattttatcaTTGCATCAACAGCAGTGGACTTACGCCCAtattgagcacttctgaaaatcccaccaaaTGCCAACTCAGTAACATTTGCTTGTATACATCTCTAGAAGTATTTTCAAAACAGTTTATTCTTTTATTACAGAAACCTACAGTCTTTTCCTTAAGGGCCAAGGAAATCTGATCAATTTTCTGTAAAAGCTCTTTTTCAATCCGTTCATGTTCCTGTTCCAACCAGCTGCGGGCAGACAATATCTGGCTGCTGAGTTCTTCTACTGCACCTTTTAATCTACGAGAATAAAATAAATGAGCATGTTTGCAAATATACAAGAGCATCTCAGGTTCTTTGATcactgggctgtggagtttttatgaCAATCAGCATAAAAATCCCCTTCTTCCTCCATAGCATGTTTGACAGCATATTCATGcaatgttttgaaatttcacaCTGCTAGCCTTGGTTTATGTTAATTGTTTCAGATAATCAAGGATGAGAGAATGTAACAGAACAGCAACTAGTTGCACAAAATATGGTTGCAGTATTTTGAGGCATATATGATGCAGACCCTTCAAGAAATAGTATGTCATAGCCTAGAAGCAAGTGTGGCATCCCATTCACTTTACAGTCTTTGAAGCCCATGAGAGTTTGGACTGGAAAGAACTGAGTAAAGATTTTAGGATTTGGATCTACATGTATAAATTTCAATGTGCTGTAGTATTTGAAGTCCTATGCATTTGCCTCTCTCATTTTGGCATAGTGCTGAGATAGTTGCAGTAACTCTATGTGCACATATATATTTGCAGtcagtttgaaaatgttacaACTATTGAATTCCGTGTCTGGCTGTCTGCACATGTATATACAGTATACATTCTTTTCCCGGTCTTAATACTCACATCTGGCACACAATGTTTTACAAATTTAGTTCAAAGTGGTTTGTGACCAGATTTAcagaagtatttaggtgcctaaaactaCAGAAAGGTGCATAGTGGGGTTTGCAAGACTAGCCCCTTGATGTATAAATAGCATGATTTTCCAACAAGGTGAGTACTCACTTAACATCCAGAAGGTGGAGCTGTTGGTTGCTCTCTTTGTAGGCAATCTTCAGTTTTGCTTCTTGTTGCATTATTGACTGCTCTACTCTGCTCAGAAGGTAAGAAATCTGAAACAGAATTCTGAATTTACTATTTTTCTCCTCGAACTCATCACACATTGTATTTGGAACATAAATACTTATATTATGAGTGAAGATTTTAAAGGGACGCTGCTCTAATTGATGGGCCCAAACTTTAACCTACTTGCAAATTTTCCTTTTAGTTTTTTAAACTGTCCTCATCATGCAAAATGTTGTACTAGTACTAACCCACACAACTGGAGTGGCAGCATTACTAAGATCACAATTTCTCAGACAGCAACAACAGGGGGGGAGCTGTGTTTCCTTGCAGTAAGAGCATCTGCCTGGACCTGTTTTTGTGAGTAGGTGAGGAATATCACCTAGCCGCACCCCACCTCCAAAACCTCCCTGTGTGAGGTAGCTCTCAGGAGTACTGTCCATGGTACACACCTCTTGGGCAGGCCCTCATTCTTCCTTCCATTACCTTCTGGACTTTCCAAACCCATTGAGAGagtatgggggagggaggaaaataaGATTTGTCCCAAATGCACACATTAATTCCTATTATTGTCCATGTGCACACATCAGGTCATGTTACAACCTCATTCCAATGCTGAATTCTCATTGACAACAATGGTATTTACACACAGAGACTGAAGGTAAAATGTGGCCCATCAAGAGAACAGGCCCTGTGCCAGCAGTCAGTGTGCTGGCAAACTCTGtaaaattgtaattttaaaagttaCTGCTTAAGAGCTCTATACCTCACTACCTGGGAAACCTGAGTTACTCAACACATGGGAAATCTGAGTTTATAAATTAAaggaatattttaattatataagTGTAGAAAATGCATCTTAAACCAATCCATTTCTATAAATCAGCTTCTATATTTGAGGCATTCATTAAAACAGAACAGATTGTTTTAAAAGCTAGTAAGAAAAAAAGTGAATTATCAGACTGCTCTTGTGTGCCAAGCTTTAGATCAGTGTGAAATTTTTATGGCATACAATGGAAATGCTAATGTTCAACTACGGTATCATGAAGAATGAGACTGT
Coding sequences within:
- the FAM81A gene encoding protein FAM81A isoform X2, encoding MQNKGGGDRLARQLLEEHIRNITAIVRQLNRDIETLQEQIRVRDNLSYGTNSTLKSLEMRQLSGLGDLRGRVARCDAGLARLSAEHKITYERLQSLSKDQQASKMILESKIKEAEIQISYLLSRVEQSIMQQEAKLKIAYKESNQQLHLLDVKLKGAVEELSSQILSARSWLEQEHERIEKELLQKIDQISLALKEKTEMSERAIEMRFSQMSEKLDKIEEIQKITMEEHGTKQAEEKINIRISKLQMEINEDIKEMKAEVNAGFAAIYESIGSLREVLEAKMKLDRDELQKQMHQMKQEVPT